In Quercus robur chromosome 10, dhQueRobu3.1, whole genome shotgun sequence, a genomic segment contains:
- the LOC126702975 gene encoding cytochrome P450 78A5, producing MSFEHYCYYLFFLQPGFSTILSFKAFLCVLMFIFVFSFWLSPGGLAWALSKTRVHVVQTRTAIAGPSGLPLLGLVFAFTGSLTHRVLSNLAETFKAKSLMAFSVGFTRFIISSHPDTAKEILNSSDFADRPVKESAYELLFHKAMGFAPFGEYWRNLRRISATYLFSPKRIAHFGEFRRRIGLNMVDEIKVLMKGNGEVEVRKVLHFGSLNNVMMSVFGRSYEFGDKVSGKNHGCELESLVSEGYELLGVFNWSDHFPLLGWLDLQGVRKRCRNLVAKVNVFVGRIIEEHRAKRVENNEIVVGVGDGGDESSGDFVDVLLDLEKENRLSDSDMIAVLWEMIFRGTDTVAILLEWILARMVLHPDIQAQAQSEIDTVVGTSRLVSDSDLPNLPYLHAIVKETLRMHPPGPLLSWARLAIHDTHIGQNFIPAGTTAMVNMWAITHDEQVWSEPNEFKPERFMKEDVAIMGSDLRLAPFGSGRRVCPGKAMGIATVQLWLAQLLQSFKWIPSKHCSVDVSECLKLSLEMKNSLVCKAVPRVA from the exons ATGTCATTTGAACACTACTGTTACTATCTCTTCTTTCTGCAACCTGGATTTTCAACAATACTTAGCTTCAAGGCTTTCCTATGTGTCTTAATGTTtatatttgtgttttctttctgGCTCTCACCCGGTGGTCTTGCTTGGGCTTTATCAAAAACCCGAGTCCATGTGGTTCAAACTCGAACCGCCATTGCTGGCCCTTCTGGTTTGCCACTTCTTGGCTTGGTTTTCGCCTTCACTGGCTCTTTGACTCATAGAGTTCTCAGTAACCTTGCTGAGACTTTTAAGGCCAAGTCATTGATGGCATTCTCAGTGGGGTTCACTCGGTTCATTATCTCTAGCCACCCAGATACAGCTAAAGAGATTTTGAACAGCTCGGATTTTGCTGATAGACCTGTTAAGGAGTCAGCTTATGAGCTTCTCTTCCATAAGGCAATGGGATTTGCTCCGTTCGGGGAGTACTGGAGGAACCTGAGGAGAATCTCAGCCACCTATTTGTTCAGTCCCAAGAGAATTGCTCATTTTGGTGAGTTTCGGAGAAGAATCGGGCTGAACATGGTGGATGAGATAAAAGTCTTGATGAAAGGGAATGGTGAGGTTGAGGTAAGGAAAGTGTTGCATTTTGGGTCATTGAACAATGTTATGATGAGTGTGTTTGGAAGGAGTTATGAGTTTGGTGATAAAGTGAGTGGAAAAAATCATGGGTGTGAGCTTGAGAGTTTGGTGAGTGAAGGGTATGAGTTGCTAGGGGTGTTCAATTGGAGTGATCACTTTCCTCTTTTGGGTTGGTTGGATTTGCAAGGAGTGAGGAAAAGATGTAGGAATTTAGTGGCAAAAGTGAATGTTTTTGTTGGGAGGATTATAGAGGAGCATAGGGCAAAGAGGGTTGAGAATAATGAAATAGTAGTTGGGGTTGGGGATGGTGGTGATGAGAGCTCAGGTGATTTTGTTGATGTGTTGCTTGATTTGGAGAAAGAGAATAGGCTCAGTGACTCTGATATGATTGCTGTTTTATGG GAAATGATATTCAGAGGGACTGACACAGTGGCAATCCTCCTAGAGTGGATTCTTGCAAGGATGGTACTGCACCCAGATatccaagcccaagcccaatcAGAAATCGATACGGTGGTTGGAACATCTCGATTAGTCTCAGATTCTGACCTCCCCAACCTCCCTTATCTTCATGCCATAGTAAAAGAAACATTAAGAATGCACCCACCGGGTCCCTTGCTCTCTTGGGCTAGGCTTGCCATCCATGACACCCACATAGGCCAAAACTTTATCCCAGCAGGCACAACTGCCATGGTGAACATGTGGGCAATCACTCATGATGAGCAAGTCTGGTCTGAGCCCAATGAATTCAAGCCAGAGAGGTTTATGAAAGAAGATGTAGCTATTATGGGGTCTGATCTTAGGTTGGCTCCATTTGGTTCTGGAAGAAGGGTCTGTCCTGGTAAGGCCATGGGAATAGCCACTGTTCAGCTTTGGCTTGCACAATTACTCCAAAGCTTCAAATGGATTCCTTCTAAGCATTGCAGTGTTGACGTTTCTGAGTGCCTGAAACTTTCACTGGAGATGAAGAACTCCTTGGTCTGCAAGGCAGTTCCTAGGGTTGCTTGA